A genomic stretch from Arthrobacter sp. KBS0702 includes:
- the fdxA gene encoding ferredoxin — MTYVIAQPCVDVKDKACIEECPVDCIYEGERSLYIHPDECVDCGACEPVCPVEAIYYEDDTPEEWADYYKANVEFFDVLGSPGGAAKIGNTHTDHPMIAALPPQNQDN, encoded by the coding sequence GTGACGTACGTAATCGCGCAGCCGTGTGTAGATGTCAAAGACAAGGCATGTATCGAAGAATGCCCCGTCGATTGCATCTACGAGGGTGAGCGTTCCCTGTACATCCACCCGGACGAGTGCGTGGACTGCGGCGCCTGCGAGCCGGTGTGCCCCGTCGAGGCCATCTACTACGAGGATGACACCCCCGAGGAATGGGCCGACTACTACAAGGCCAACGTCGAGTTCTTCGATGTGCTCGGCTCGCCCGGTGGCGCCGCAAAGATCGGCAACACCCACACGGACCACCCCATGATCGCCGCGCTGCCGCCGCAGAACCAAGACAACTAG
- the typA gene encoding translational GTPase TypA: MSETTTNTAVATASRSDLRNVAIVAHVDHGKTTLVDAMLKQTNSFAEHNHLEDRVMDSGDLEREKGITILAKNTTVAYNGPSSKGETITINVIDTPGHADFGGEVERGLSMVDGVVLLVDASEGPLPQTRFVLRKALAAHLPVILLVNKTDRPDARIEEVVHESMDLLLGLASDLADEVPDLDLDKILNVPVVYAAAKVGRASLEQPADGTPPENEDLEPLFQAIIEHIPAPTYNPNGVLQAHVTNLDASPFLGRLALLRIYNGTLRKGQTVAWARANGELKNVKITELLATKALDRVPAESAGPGEIVAVAGIEEITIGETLTDAENPQPLPLITVDDPAISMTIGINTSPLAGKVKGAKVTARQVKDRLDKELIGNVSIKVLPTERPDAWEVQGRGELALAILVEQMRREGFELTVGKPQVVTKTIDGKIHEPMEHMTIDVPEEYLGAVTQLMAARKGRMTNMANHGTGWCRMEFIVPARGLIGFRTKFLTDTRGAGIAASISEGYEPWAGPIEYRTNGSMIADRAGVVTPFAMINLQERGSFFVKPTSEVYEGMIVGENSRADDMDVNITKEKKLTNMRAASSDTFENLTPPRDLTLEESLEFAREDECVEVTPDAIRIRKVILDTNERAKANRARAKV; this comes from the coding sequence GACCACGGCAAGACCACCCTGGTCGACGCCATGCTCAAGCAGACCAACTCCTTTGCCGAGCACAACCACCTCGAAGACCGCGTCATGGACTCCGGTGACCTGGAACGCGAAAAGGGCATCACCATCCTGGCCAAGAACACCACCGTGGCCTACAACGGTCCGTCCTCCAAGGGCGAGACCATCACGATCAACGTGATCGACACCCCCGGCCACGCCGACTTCGGCGGCGAGGTCGAGCGCGGCCTGTCCATGGTCGACGGCGTCGTCCTCCTCGTCGATGCTTCCGAGGGCCCGCTGCCGCAGACCCGCTTTGTGCTGCGCAAGGCCCTGGCCGCTCACCTGCCGGTGATCCTCCTGGTCAACAAGACCGACCGCCCCGACGCCCGGATCGAAGAAGTCGTGCACGAGTCGATGGACCTGCTCCTCGGCCTGGCCTCCGACCTCGCGGACGAAGTTCCGGACCTGGACCTGGACAAGATCCTCAACGTGCCCGTCGTCTACGCCGCCGCCAAGGTTGGCCGCGCGTCCCTCGAGCAGCCGGCCGACGGCACCCCCCCGGAGAACGAGGACCTCGAGCCGCTCTTCCAGGCCATCATCGAGCACATCCCGGCACCGACCTACAACCCGAACGGTGTCCTGCAGGCGCACGTCACCAACCTGGACGCCTCCCCGTTCCTCGGCCGCCTCGCCCTGCTGCGCATCTACAACGGCACCCTCCGCAAGGGACAGACCGTTGCCTGGGCGCGCGCCAACGGCGAACTGAAGAACGTCAAGATCACCGAGCTGCTCGCCACCAAGGCGCTGGACCGCGTCCCGGCCGAGTCCGCAGGCCCGGGCGAGATTGTCGCCGTCGCCGGCATCGAGGAAATCACCATTGGTGAGACCCTGACCGACGCCGAGAACCCGCAGCCGCTTCCGCTGATCACCGTGGACGATCCCGCGATCTCCATGACCATCGGTATCAACACCTCGCCGCTGGCCGGCAAGGTCAAGGGCGCGAAGGTCACCGCCCGCCAGGTCAAGGACCGCCTGGACAAGGAACTGATCGGTAACGTCTCCATCAAGGTGCTCCCCACCGAGCGTCCGGATGCCTGGGAAGTCCAGGGCCGTGGAGAGCTCGCGCTGGCCATCCTGGTCGAGCAGATGCGCCGCGAGGGCTTTGAACTGACTGTCGGCAAGCCGCAGGTTGTCACCAAGACCATCGACGGCAAGATCCACGAGCCGATGGAGCACATGACCATCGACGTGCCGGAAGAGTACCTCGGCGCCGTCACCCAGCTCATGGCAGCCCGCAAGGGCCGCATGACCAACATGGCCAACCACGGCACCGGCTGGTGCCGCATGGAGTTCATCGTTCCGGCCCGTGGCCTGATCGGTTTCCGCACCAAGTTCCTCACGGACACCCGTGGCGCCGGCATCGCCGCCTCCATCTCCGAAGGCTACGAACCGTGGGCCGGCCCGATCGAATACCGCACCAACGGCTCGATGATCGCCGACCGCGCCGGTGTTGTGACGCCGTTCGCCATGATCAACCTGCAGGAACGCGGCTCCTTCTTCGTCAAGCCCACCTCCGAGGTCTACGAGGGCATGATCGTCGGCGAGAACTCCCGCGCCGACGACATGGACGTCAACATCACGAAGGAAAAGAAGCTCACCAACATGCGTGCCGCTTCCTCGGACACCTTCGAGAACCTGACGCCGCCGCGCGATCTGACCCTCGAAGAGTCCCTCGAATTCGCCCGCGAAGACGAGTGCGTCGAGGTCACCCCGGACGCCATCCGCATCCGCAAGGTCATCCTGGACACCAACGAGCGGGCCAAGGCCAACCGCGCCCGCGCCAAGGTCTAG
- the dapC gene encoding succinyldiaminopimelate transaminase has protein sequence MTSAVRSFGLSLPDYPWEAMAPYLARAAAHPGGAVNLSIGTPVDDTPALVQEALRAAANAPGYPTVHGTPALREAIAAWFDRRRGVPGLDPQNVMPTVGSKELVAWLPFLLGLKPGDVVVRPTVAYPTYDIGATFAGAEHVAADDLDELDADTRSRVRLVWVNSPANPTGSVRDADSLKRIVGQARELGAVVASDECYAELGWGEWDVQRGGDPVPSILDPRVAGDSHEGLLAVYSLSKQSNLAGYRAAFVAGDGAIMANLVNSRKHAGMIVPYPVQEAMRVALGDDGHVAAQKDLYRGRRERIVPALERFGLTIHESRAGLYLWATAGEATWDTVGRLADRGIVSGPGVFYGDAGHGFIRVALTATDERIDAAVERLATGP, from the coding sequence GTGACTTCCGCGGTGCGCAGTTTCGGCCTCAGCCTGCCCGACTACCCTTGGGAAGCGATGGCGCCCTACCTTGCGCGCGCCGCCGCGCATCCCGGCGGAGCGGTAAACCTCTCGATCGGCACCCCGGTTGACGATACGCCTGCCCTCGTCCAGGAGGCGCTCCGGGCGGCCGCCAACGCCCCCGGGTACCCCACTGTGCACGGTACGCCGGCACTCCGGGAAGCGATCGCTGCCTGGTTTGACCGCCGCCGCGGCGTCCCCGGGCTGGATCCGCAGAACGTCATGCCCACCGTCGGGTCCAAGGAACTCGTGGCCTGGCTGCCGTTCCTGCTCGGCCTCAAGCCGGGCGACGTCGTGGTGCGGCCCACCGTCGCCTACCCCACCTACGACATCGGCGCCACCTTCGCCGGGGCAGAGCACGTGGCCGCTGACGACCTCGACGAGCTCGACGCCGACACCAGGTCCCGCGTCCGGCTCGTCTGGGTTAACTCACCCGCCAACCCCACCGGCAGCGTCCGCGACGCCGACTCGCTCAAGCGGATCGTGGGCCAGGCCCGGGAACTCGGCGCCGTGGTCGCCTCCGACGAGTGCTACGCCGAACTTGGCTGGGGCGAGTGGGACGTCCAGCGCGGCGGCGACCCCGTGCCCAGCATCCTGGACCCTCGCGTGGCCGGGGACTCCCACGAGGGTCTGCTGGCGGTCTACTCGCTGAGCAAGCAGTCCAACCTCGCAGGCTACCGCGCCGCGTTCGTGGCCGGCGACGGCGCGATCATGGCCAACCTGGTCAACAGCCGCAAGCACGCCGGCATGATCGTGCCCTACCCGGTCCAGGAAGCCATGCGCGTGGCCCTCGGCGACGACGGGCACGTGGCCGCGCAAAAGGACCTCTACCGCGGACGCCGCGAACGCATTGTCCCGGCGCTGGAGCGTTTCGGACTGACGATCCACGAATCCCGTGCCGGGCTCTATCTCTGGGCCACCGCGGGCGAGGCCACCTGGGACACCGTCGGCAGGCTCGCCGACCGCGGCATCGTCTCGGGTCCCGGCGTCTTCTACGGGGACGCCGGCCACGGCTTCATCCGGGTGGCGCTGACCGCTACGGACGAACGGATCGACGCCGCCGTCGAACGGCTGGCTACGGGACCGTAA
- a CDS encoding type IV toxin-antitoxin system AbiEi family antitoxin domain-containing protein codes for MVKINEVMSRYDGVARAKHLAAAGISGFHLRAALASGAVARVSRGVYATPGADPLLVAIRSLPAEPACVSAAQFGGLWVLEAPQQPHVGLTHSRTYPGFVCHRATHPPTLLDTVVQSLRCLPELDGLVIAESAVVLKGLPLASLRLRLASRSDARERRIVASIVPQSQSVIECLARFHLRRAGFHVESQVNVPGMGHLDLMVDGRLGIETDGAGFHMDRLSFEEDRRRWNVTTRLGVPTLVVTYPLLKYRPEEFIAMVREALNRLSAAAWFLPLRESCRRLNPAAA; via the coding sequence ATGGTCAAAATCAATGAAGTCATGTCCAGGTACGACGGCGTTGCGCGAGCCAAGCATCTGGCGGCTGCCGGGATATCGGGCTTTCACCTCCGGGCGGCCCTGGCATCGGGCGCCGTCGCCCGGGTGTCCCGCGGCGTCTACGCGACGCCGGGAGCAGACCCTCTACTTGTCGCTATCCGTTCCCTCCCCGCCGAGCCCGCGTGTGTCAGTGCAGCGCAATTCGGCGGCCTGTGGGTCCTAGAAGCGCCCCAGCAACCACACGTCGGACTCACCCATAGCCGGACCTATCCGGGTTTTGTATGCCACCGGGCGACTCATCCACCGACCCTGCTGGACACGGTGGTGCAGAGCCTGCGCTGCCTGCCGGAGCTGGATGGCCTTGTGATTGCCGAATCCGCCGTCGTACTGAAGGGACTTCCCTTGGCGTCGCTTCGCCTGCGCCTGGCCAGCCGGAGTGACGCCCGGGAACGCAGGATCGTCGCATCCATCGTTCCGCAGTCGCAATCGGTCATCGAGTGCCTCGCACGGTTCCACCTTCGGCGCGCAGGCTTCCACGTTGAATCCCAGGTCAACGTCCCGGGGATGGGCCACCTGGATCTCATGGTGGACGGGCGGCTCGGAATCGAGACCGACGGCGCCGGCTTTCACATGGACCGGTTGAGTTTCGAAGAAGATCGGCGCCGGTGGAATGTCACCACCAGACTGGGTGTTCCCACTCTGGTCGTCACCTATCCGCTGCTCAAATACCGGCCGGAGGAATTTATTGCCATGGTCCGGGAGGCGCTCAACCGGCTCTCCGCCGCCGCCTGGTTCCTGCCGCTGCGGGAATCCTGCCGCCGCCTGAATCCTGCCGCTGCCTGA